In the genome of Deltaproteobacteria bacterium, the window CCATTGACAATTCGCGATTGGGTGGGCAGTCCCGGAGGCTCGGCTTACGGGATTATGCGCTCGTCCGCGCAGCTCTTGAAGACCGCCTGCCTGAGTCGTCCTTCTTTGGCAGGTCTGTATTTCGCGGGCCAGAACATTCTGGCTCCCGGAATCTTAGGTACCACACTGGGCTCATTTCAGGTGGTCAGGCGCATCATCGGCCGGAAACGGTTCGCCCGGGAAATCATGGAGGAGTGCTGTTGAAAATTCTGTTGATTTCCACCAATACCGAGACGGATCCTTATCCGGTCTACCCCATCGGTCTGGACTATGTTGCCCGCGCAATCGGAGACCGTCACCAGGTTCTGGTCATCGATATGAACCTGATAAGCGATGACGCAGCGCTCGTGACCATTCTGTTGCATGAAAAACCCGATTTGGTGGGTCTGTCCATCCGGAATATCGACACCAACGATTCGACTAACGTGAGGGCTTTTTCGAAGAGCATCGGGGAGTTGATCCGCCTGATTCGGAATCATACCCAGGCAAGGATCATCCTTGGGGGAAGCGGTTTCACAATTATGCCTGAAGCGTGGATGCATTGCCTCGATGCGGATTTCGGGGTGATTGGTGAAGGGGAACGCTTACCTCTTTTGTTGACGGCTCTGGAGAAAAAGGAAGATCTAGCGCGCCTTCCCGGGATTGTTCGGCAGGGTGACCCCGTTGTTTTTCCCGAACCTTGGTCCGGAGGCTTTCATCGCGGACCGCTGCCGAACCGTGACAATACATCCTTCTACCTGCAACGTGGGGGCATGCTCAATTTGCAAACGAAACGGGGTTGCCCCTTCCGCTGCATCTATTGCACCTATCCACATATTGAGGGCAAGACCTTCCGTCCCGTTCCTCCCGATGAGGTTGCCGCCACGGCAAGAATGCTCCAGGATGCGGGAGCACGCTATCTTTACATTACCGATTCCACTTTCAACGGAGATTATGACCAGAGCCTGGCCGTCGCATCAGCTTTTCAAAAAGCCGGTGTGTCCGTTCCCTGGGGTGCCTTTTTTACCCCGACCAATCCCCCTCGGCATTACTACGCCCTACTCGCACAGGCGGGACTTCGTCACGTCGAGTTCGGAACGGAATCCCTGAGCGACATCATGCTGGCGGCGTACAAAAAACCCTTCCGGATGAAAAATGTCCGAGAGGCTCATCACAGGGCGGAAGAGGCGGGACTCAATATCGCCCACTATTTCATGCTAGGGGGACCCGGTGAATCCGAGTCCACCCTGAGGGAAACCCTTGACAAGACATCGGACCTGGGCAGGGCCGTTTATTTTGTCTTCAACGGTATCCGCCTATACCCGCACACGCAACTGTACGACATTGCCCTTCGGGAAGGCCAGATTTCCCCTGCGACGGATATGCTCAAACCGATTTTTTACTGGTCCCCTGGACTGGATGAAGAAAAAGCACGGGAGATCTTGGCGGGTCATACGGAAGGCAAAGCCAACTGGCTGGTGGGTTCCGGCGCGGAAAAAACCGCACGGATCCTTGCGAGGATGTACGCAAGGGGTCGGGTAGGTCCCCTCTGGGAGTACCTGATACGATGAAGCGAGAAGAAATCTGGAGGGAAGCAGGCTCTTCGGCGGCGATTCTCGGTTTTATCACCCTCGCCGGCGCCCTGCTGTTGGGTCTTGTTTTTCCGATTATGGCTGTCATACCCTTGGCGTTTTTTATTCTTTGCTGTCTTGTGGCTCCTTTCATACCCGGACTCGGTTTTTTTCTTCCCGTAACCAGCCGGGGGACAACAGACAAGACCGTTGTGTCTCTCACTTTTGACGATGGACCGGATCCGGCCACCACCCCTTTGCTTCTTGATTTGCTGGAAAAACACAATGTGAAAGCCACCTTTTTCGTCACCGGGGAACGGACCGCAAAGTACGGTCTATTGATAGACGATATGACCAGAAGAGGTCACGAAATCGGCAATCACTCCTTCAGTCACGATATTTTATTGATGCTGCGGACAAAAAAGCGTCTTTCTCGTGAAATCGTTCAGACGCAAATACAGTTAAAGCGCTTCGGAATCCGTCCCCTCGCTTTTCGCCCTCCGGTGGGGATTACCAATCCGAAGCTGGACTCCGTTC includes:
- a CDS encoding radical SAM protein, with amino-acid sequence MKILLISTNTETDPYPVYPIGLDYVARAIGDRHQVLVIDMNLISDDAALVTILLHEKPDLVGLSIRNIDTNDSTNVRAFSKSIGELIRLIRNHTQARIILGGSGFTIMPEAWMHCLDADFGVIGEGERLPLLLTALEKKEDLARLPGIVRQGDPVVFPEPWSGGFHRGPLPNRDNTSFYLQRGGMLNLQTKRGCPFRCIYCTYPHIEGKTFRPVPPDEVAATARMLQDAGARYLYITDSTFNGDYDQSLAVASAFQKAGVSVPWGAFFTPTNPPRHYYALLAQAGLRHVEFGTESLSDIMLAAYKKPFRMKNVREAHHRAEEAGLNIAHYFMLGGPGESESTLRETLDKTSDLGRAVYFVFNGIRLYPHTQLYDIALREGQISPATDMLKPIFYWSPGLDEEKAREILAGHTEGKANWLVGSGAEKTARILARMYARGRVGPLWEYLIR
- a CDS encoding polysaccharide deacetylase family protein produces the protein MKREEIWREAGSSAAILGFITLAGALLLGLVFPIMAVIPLAFFILCCLVAPFIPGLGFFLPVTSRGTTDKTVVSLTFDDGPDPATTPLLLDLLEKHNVKATFFVTGERTAKYGLLIDDMTRRGHEIGNHSFSHDILLMLRTKKRLSREIVQTQIQLKRFGIRPLAFRPPVGITNPKLDSVLQRHGLFCVTFSCRSWDAGNRFVRGMGRRVAKKARPDHIIVLHDICPPGKIAPVDWIAEVELILVGLMERGFRIIPLTELLGRPVMARIEKGDD